One window from the genome of Rhodopseudomonas sp. P2A-2r encodes:
- a CDS encoding DUF1636 domain-containing protein translates to MDRDSTTLPSDVTMTEPRRSHAPAGPVIVSVCITCKSADGSAVVGPEMFDAVKSALGVSDVMVRPVQCLSVCKRPATVAVTSPDGYTFLFGDLQTDSGSAALVSFVQSYQKSDYGLVPWRERADVLRKGMVARVPPMRWSPDDGRAPK, encoded by the coding sequence ATGGATCGCGACAGCACGACCCTGCCGTCCGACGTAACGATGACCGAACCGCGGCGCAGCCATGCGCCAGCAGGTCCCGTCATCGTCAGCGTCTGCATCACCTGCAAATCCGCCGATGGCAGCGCCGTCGTGGGGCCGGAGATGTTCGACGCCGTGAAATCCGCGCTTGGCGTCAGCGACGTCATGGTGCGTCCGGTGCAGTGCCTTAGCGTCTGCAAGCGCCCGGCCACCGTCGCAGTCACCAGCCCCGACGGTTATACGTTCCTGTTCGGCGACCTGCAGACGGACAGCGGCAGCGCTGCGCTGGTGTCGTTCGTGCAGTCGTATCAGAAGTCGGACTATGGCTTGGTGCCGTGGCGCGAGCGCGCCGACGTGTTGCGAAAAGGCATGGTGGCGCGGGTGCCGCCGATGCGCTGGTCGCCCGACGACGGGCGCGCGCCGAAATGA
- the cobT gene encoding nicotinate-nucleotide--dimethylbenzimidazole phosphoribosyltransferase, whose amino-acid sequence MTAHTPPLWQPPAIVPLDPALEATLRARIDGKAKPLGSLGRIEDLAVQLGMIRHPGEPRGENAVLLVFAADHGLVEEGVSQYPSAVTVAMVMTYLAGRATANAFATANNVAVRVIDAGVAAELPVHPGLLDAKIRMGTANAAREPAMTFHEASGALAAGARIAVGEIRAGANILALGEMGIGNTASSALLVHRLAPAPLDDCIGVGAGQDDAGMAKKRAAIHKAAARSDASAPLDVLSEFGGLEIAMMAGAILGAASQRRPVIVDGFISTAAALLAIRLAPAARGYCVFAHRSAEKGHDLVLAALDAKPLLDLGLRLGEGTGALLAVPLVRAAARLLTDVADLSDVLSGNI is encoded by the coding sequence ATGACCGCCCACACCCCGCCTTTGTGGCAGCCGCCCGCCATTGTCCCCCTCGATCCCGCGCTGGAAGCGACCCTGCGCGCCCGCATCGACGGCAAGGCGAAACCGCTGGGCTCGCTGGGCCGGATCGAGGACCTTGCGGTTCAGCTCGGCATGATCCGGCATCCCGGGGAACCGCGCGGCGAGAACGCCGTGCTGCTGGTGTTCGCCGCCGATCACGGGCTGGTCGAGGAAGGCGTGTCGCAATATCCCTCGGCCGTGACCGTGGCCATGGTGATGACCTATCTGGCCGGCCGCGCCACCGCCAATGCCTTTGCCACCGCCAACAACGTCGCCGTCCGCGTCATCGATGCCGGCGTCGCGGCTGAGCTGCCGGTACATCCCGGCCTGCTCGACGCCAAGATCCGCATGGGCACCGCCAACGCCGCGCGCGAGCCGGCGATGACATTTCATGAGGCCTCCGGCGCGTTGGCAGCGGGTGCCCGCATTGCCGTCGGCGAAATTCGCGCCGGCGCCAACATCCTCGCGCTCGGCGAGATGGGCATCGGCAACACCGCCTCCTCCGCGTTGCTGGTACATCGCCTCGCCCCGGCTCCGCTCGACGACTGCATCGGCGTCGGCGCCGGGCAGGACGATGCGGGCATGGCCAAAAAGCGCGCGGCGATTCACAAGGCCGCCGCGCGCAGCGACGCCAGCGCGCCGCTCGATGTGCTCAGCGAATTCGGCGGACTGGAGATCGCCATGATGGCCGGCGCGATTCTCGGCGCGGCATCGCAGCGACGACCGGTGATTGTCGATGGCTTCATCTCGACGGCGGCGGCGCTGCTGGCGATCCGTCTCGCGCCCGCGGCGCGCGGCTATTGCGTGTTCGCGCATCGCTCCGCGGAAAAGGGCCACGACCTGGTGCTGGCGGCGCTCGATGCCAAGCCATTGCTCGATCTCGGGCTGCGGCTCGGGGAAGGCACCGGAGCGCTGCTGGCGGTGCCGCTGGTCCGCGCCGCAGCGCGACTGCTCACCGATGTCGCCGATCTCAGCGACGTGCTGTCGGGAAACATCTGA